The following are encoded in a window of Deltaproteobacteria bacterium genomic DNA:
- a CDS encoding OmpA family protein, translated as MKKLTILLALLGLGVATPSFAQITATEVQNPTACTGSAGNCGRWYELIEETTPPACDAARQNREECHRWYSEGREAPKPVVQAAKIEINQIVYFDFNKSNIKPESYGVLDDVASVLKNNPKIQRVRIEGHTDSIGSEAYNEKLSDRRAASVKTYLTSKGISADRLESVGYGKTRPIADNGTEAGRAKNRRTEFNIK; from the coding sequence ATGAAAAAACTCACAATACTCTTAGCTCTGCTGGGGCTGGGCGTAGCCACCCCTAGCTTTGCCCAAATTACAGCCACAGAAGTTCAAAACCCAACTGCTTGCACAGGTTCTGCGGGAAACTGTGGTCGTTGGTACGAATTGATTGAAGAAACTACCCCTCCTGCTTGCGATGCGGCTCGCCAAAACCGAGAAGAGTGCCATCGTTGGTATTCAGAAGGTCGTGAAGCCCCAAAGCCTGTGGTTCAAGCTGCAAAAATTGAAATCAACCAGATCGTTTATTTTGATTTCAATAAATCCAATATTAAACCTGAATCTTACGGCGTTTTGGATGACGTTGCTTCTGTGTTGAAAAACAATCCAAAAATTCAAAGAGTTCGCATTGAAGGTCACACCGATTCTATCGGTTCAGAGGCTTACAATGAAAAACTCTCCGATAGACGCGCTGCTTCCGTGAAGACTTATTTAACTTCCAAGGGCATTTCCGCGGATCGATTAGAATCCGTTGGATATGGTAAAACCCGCCCCATAGCAGACAATGGCACAGAAGCCGGACGAGCCAAAAACAGAAGGACTGAATTTAATATTAAATAA